The following coding sequences are from one Rutidosis leptorrhynchoides isolate AG116_Rl617_1_P2 chromosome 11, CSIRO_AGI_Rlap_v1, whole genome shotgun sequence window:
- the LOC139875170 gene encoding F-box/FBD/LRR-repeat protein At1g13570-like codes for MVILSCGRKVLFTYLRLCSRLRKVSLASLRLDCMMHLRAMLKFSIAENIPKWLPHPTNSLKLLYLRDFKFGDLYQLQGVLCILRNSPNLRRLDVYNQDLPNVYLDVKPTIAYLEASDCLDQTLNCLKMINIMDVERSRSLLLFIKLLLEHSPTLEKISIRPRATVDVQERYNFSKDVMRFPRASSKAELHYLDP; via the exons ATGGTTATTCTTTCATGTGGACGCAAAGTTTTGTTTACGTACTTGCGTCTTTGTTCTAGGTTACGCAAGGTGtctcttgcgtctttgcgtctaGATTGCATGATGCACCTAAG GGCTATGTTGAAG TTTTCCATTGCGGAAAATATTCCCAAGTGGCTTCCACACCCAACTAATAGTTTAAAGCTTCTCTACTTACGAGATTTCAAATTTGGTGATTTGTACCAACTTCAAGGTGTTTTATGTATCCTTCGGAACTCACCTAACTTGAGACGACTCGATGTGTACAATCAG GATCTTCCAAACGTGTATTTGGATGTGAAACCAACAATAGCTTATTTGGAAGCTTCTGACTGTTTGGACCAGACATTGAACTGCTtgaaaatgataaatataatgGATGTAGAAAGATCAAGATCCTTGTTGCTATTTATAAAGCTTTTACTTGAACATTCTCCCACTCTTGAAAAAATATCAATCCGACCACGTGCAACTGTTGATGTTCAGGAAAGGTACAACTTCTCTAAGGATGTTATGCGGTTCCCACGAGCTTCCTCGAAAGCAGAGCTTCACTACTTGGATCCGTAA
- the LOC139875171 gene encoding F-box protein At1g80960-like, giving the protein MTGNNIEDTRYNNTEVDKISCLPENLIDLIFEKLPVQDAVRTHVLSKSWRYKWTKMSSVVLDKHFSEKFAKNEAFGHYGFFTISNQIFNFIKGPILKLHLHIPNMALDSFQEVDQWILSLSKAGVIRELVLTVLNQRYQLPSIGKPIQGVERVNLASLLSNMPCLGDLIIDGYFLQFCIAENIPKWLPHPANCLEYLSLHNFKFGDLNQLQGVSCMLRNSPNLERLDFDNQGLQNEQLDVNPASTYLEASDSFEQLASQFDLIQNELKHSLHDIVL; this is encoded by the exons ATGACAGGTAACAATATTGAGGACACACGTTATAACAATACTGAAGTGGATAAAATCAGTTGCTTGCCAGAGAATTTGATTGACTTGATTTTCGAGAAGCTCCCGGTTCAAGATGCTGTGAGGACACACGTTTTATCAAAAAGTTGGAGGTACAAATGGACCAAAATGAGCTCGGTGGTTCTTGATAAACATTTCTCAGAAAAGTTTGCCAAAAATGAAGCTTTTGGTCATTATGGGTTTTTTACCATCTCAAACCAAATCTTTAACTTTATCAAGGGTCCTATCTTAAAGTTACATCTCCACATACCAAACATGGCTCTTGATAGCTTCCAAGAAGTCGATCAGTGGATTTTATCCTTGTCAAAAGCCGGTGTTATTAGGGAACTCGTCCTTACTGTTTTAAACCAACGTTATCAACTTCCAT CTATAGGTAAACCCATTCAAGGAGTTGAAAGAGTTAATTTGGCTAGCTTGTTAAGTAATATGCCATGTCTTGGGGATTTAATTATCGACGGGTATTTTCTACAG TTTTGTATTGCAGAAAACATTCCCAAGTGGCTTCCACACCCGGCTAATTGTTTAGAGTATCTCAGCTTACACAACTTTAAATTTGGTGATTTAAATCAACTTCAAGGTGTTTCATGTATGCTTCGTAACTCGCCTAACTTAGAACGACTTGATTTCGATAATCAG GGTCTTCAAAACGAGCAACTGGATGTGAATCCAGCATCGACTTATTTGGAAGCTTCTGACT CGTTTGAACAGCTTGCTAGTCAGTTTGATTTGATACAAAATGAGCTCAAACACTCCTTGCATGATATAGTTCTTTAA